A single genomic interval of Procambarus clarkii isolate CNS0578487 chromosome 17, FALCON_Pclarkii_2.0, whole genome shotgun sequence harbors:
- the LOC138365660 gene encoding DNA ligase 1-like has product MTGDDMDDISDDMDDISDDMDDINDDMELGHEDKKLGHIAKDLRYKDLRYKDLRYKDLRYKDLRYKDLRYKDLVYKDLRYKDLRYKDLRYKDLRYKDLRYKDLRYKDLRYKDLRYKDLRYKDLVYKDLRYKDLRYKDLRYKDLRYKDLRYKDLRYKDLRYKDLRYKDLRYKDLVYKDLRYKDLRYKDLRYKDLRYKDLRYKDLRYKDLRYKDLVYKDLRYKDLRYKDLRYKDLRYKDLRYKDLRYKDLVSRTITKHAYHQGLERRPYKQRESP; this is encoded by the coding sequence gagctgggacacgaggacaagaagctgggacatATAGCCAAGGACCTGAGATACAAGGACCTGAGATACAAGGACCTGAGATACAAGGACCTGAGATACAAGGACCTGAGATACAAGGACCTGAGATACAAGGACCTGGTATACAAGGACCTGAGATACAAGGATCTGAGATACAAGGACCTGAGATACAAGGACCTGAGATACAAGGACCTGAGATACAAGGACCTGAGATACAAGGACCTGAGATACAAGGACCTGAGATACAAGGACCTGAGATACAAGGACCTGGTATACAAGGACCTGAGATACAAGGACCTGAGATACAAGGACCTGAGATACAAGGACCTGAGATACAAGGACCTGAGATACAAGGACCTGAGATACAAGGACCTGAGATACAAGGACCTGAGATACAAGGACCTGAGATACAAGGACCTGGTATACAAGGACCTGAGATACAAGGATCTGAGATACAAGGACCTGAGATACAAGGACCTGAGATACAAGGACCTGAGATACAAGGACCTGAGATACAAGGACCTGAGATACAAGGACCTGGTATACAAGGACCTGAGATACAAGGACCTGAGATACAAGGACCTGAGATACAAGGACCTGAGATACAAGGACCTGAGATACAAGGACCTGAGATACAAGGACCTGGTATCAAGAACGATAACAAAGCACGCGTATCACCAGGGCCTTGAACGCCGACCCTACAAGCAGCGAGAGAGTCCTTAG